One Methanobacterium sp. genomic region harbors:
- a CDS encoding flavodoxin family protein, translating to MMIVGICGSPRKQATDYVLNEALSMLEDKGFETNFFSVRGKDISPCRHCNYCLKKKECIIKDDMYKVYDLIREADGLVFASPCYNGGISAQLKMVMDRTRAMGAADINFLRGKVGMAISVGGDRHGGQELVIQQIFTFYILNGAVPVSGGAFGANLGATFWSQDSLEGVKNDKEGFRVLKKTVRNFSNFLENVEIDL from the coding sequence ATAATGATAGTAGGTATATGCGGAAGTCCAAGAAAACAGGCCACAGACTATGTTTTAAATGAAGCTTTAAGCATGCTTGAGGATAAAGGATTCGAGACAAATTTTTTCAGCGTCAGGGGAAAGGATATCAGTCCTTGCAGACACTGTAATTACTGTCTAAAGAAAAAGGAATGTATAATCAAAGATGATATGTATAAAGTCTATGATTTAATCCGTGAGGCGGATGGACTTGTATTTGCTTCTCCATGTTATAATGGAGGGATCAGTGCCCAGTTAAAAATGGTTATGGACAGAACAAGAGCTATGGGCGCTGCAGACATTAACTTTTTGAGGGGAAAAGTTGGTATGGCCATTTCAGTCGGGGGCGATAGACACGGCGGCCAGGAACTTGTAATCCAGCAAATATTCACTTTTTATATACTTAACGGGGCAGTTCCAGTAAGCGGCGGCGCATTTGGGGCCAATTTAGGGGCGACCTTCTGGTCACAGGACTCCCTTGAAGGTGTTAAAAATGATAAAGAAGGTTTCAGGGTCCTTAAAAAGACTGTCAGGAATTTTTCAAACTTTTTAGAGAACGTTGAGATAGATCTCTAA
- a CDS encoding carbonic anhydrase — protein MTFATCLNCIDGRVQLPAINWITENYNVKYVDMITKAGMDGFLAAENSDIHEILKNVEVSISGHGSKNIFVVGHYDCAANPVDDLTHKNQINTAVKQIKNLFPDLNVIGLWITENFVVENISEK, from the coding sequence ATGACCTTTGCCACCTGCCTGAACTGTATAGACGGAAGAGTACAACTACCTGCAATTAACTGGATTACTGAAAATTATAACGTAAAATATGTAGATATGATAACTAAAGCTGGAATGGACGGATTTTTAGCCGCTGAAAATTCAGATATCCATGAAATCCTAAAAAATGTTGAAGTTTCGATTTCAGGGCATGGATCTAAAAATATTTTCGTAGTTGGACATTATGACTGTGCTGCAAATCCTGTTGATGATTTAACACATAAAAATCAGATTAATACTGCAGTAAAACAGATTAAGAATTTATTTCCGGATTTAAACGTGATAGGTTTATGGATAACTGAAAACTTTGTAGTTGAAAATATAAGTGAAAAATAG
- a CDS encoding bifunctional 5,6,7,8-tetrahydromethanopterin hydro-lyase/3-hexulose-6-phosphate synthase, with product MYHIGEALIGSGNEVAHVDLVIGDKNGPAGTAFVNNLTQLSIGHTPLLSVIRPNLLTKPATLIIPKVTVKDLCDAEKIFGPAQTAVSRAVADAVQEGLIPEDKAEDLVILASVFIHPEASDYRKIYQYNYGATKLAIRRAMEGYPSVGKVLAEKDRGAHPIMGFKVVKLWNPPYLQVALDLDNFDDVERIINSLPNRERILLEAGTPLIKKFGVGVISKIRELRKDAFIIADLKTLDVGRVEVKIAADETADAVAISGLGTVESIEKAIHEAMKQGIYSILDMMNVENFVEKLQSLRFKPDIVLLHRNVDLETAAKERGEAEAEVTEWGNINQIKEILGKNGLVAVAGGITPDKVDKALTSGASIIIVGRYIIGSRDVRRAAEDFLAHMPQDPDTMRLALDEDEAI from the coding sequence ATGTATCATATAGGAGAAGCTTTAATAGGAAGCGGAAATGAAGTAGCTCACGTTGATCTAGTAATTGGGGACAAAAACGGCCCTGCTGGTACAGCATTTGTAAATAATTTAACACAACTATCAATAGGACACACACCATTACTTTCAGTTATAAGGCCTAACTTACTTACAAAACCTGCCACATTAATTATACCTAAAGTAACTGTGAAAGATTTGTGCGATGCAGAGAAAATATTCGGCCCTGCTCAGACTGCAGTAAGTAGAGCAGTAGCAGACGCAGTTCAAGAAGGATTAATTCCTGAAGACAAAGCAGAAGATTTAGTAATACTCGCTTCAGTTTTCATACACCCTGAAGCAAGCGATTATCGTAAAATTTATCAGTACAACTACGGAGCAACAAAATTGGCAATAAGAAGAGCGATGGAAGGATACCCATCAGTTGGAAAAGTTTTAGCTGAAAAAGACCGTGGTGCACACCCTATAATGGGCTTTAAAGTAGTAAAACTATGGAACCCACCATACTTACAGGTTGCGCTCGACTTAGACAACTTTGATGATGTTGAAAGGATAATAAACAGCCTTCCAAACCGTGAAAGAATACTGCTTGAAGCTGGAACACCACTTATTAAAAAATTCGGTGTTGGAGTTATAAGCAAAATCAGAGAACTCAGAAAAGACGCATTTATAATTGCAGACCTTAAAACCCTCGATGTCGGAAGAGTAGAAGTTAAAATAGCTGCAGACGAAACTGCTGATGCTGTTGCAATCTCTGGACTCGGAACCGTCGAATCCATCGAAAAAGCAATTCACGAAGCAATGAAACAGGGAATATATTCCATACTGGACATGATGAACGTGGAAAACTTCGTTGAAAAACTCCAGTCATTAAGATTTAAACCTGACATTGTCCTGTTACACAGAAATGTTGACTTAGAAACCGCTGCAAAAGAACGTGGAGAAGCTGAAGCAGAAGTAACAGAATGGGGTAACATCAACCAGATCAAAGAAATCCTTGGTAAAAACGGACTTGTTGCTGTTGCAGGCGGAATAACACCTGACAAAGTGGATAAGGCACTTACAAGCGGTGCAAGCATCATTATCGTTGGAAGGTATATCATAGGTTCCAGAGATGTAAGGCGTGCAGCTGAAGACTTCTTAGCCCACATGCCTCAAGACCCTGACACCATGAGACTTGCTCTTGATGAAGACGAAGCAATTTAA